A region of Petrotoga mexicana DSM 14811 DNA encodes the following proteins:
- a CDS encoding cation diffusion facilitator family transporter gives MDLNHEEKESNLNFRLLLSVILNFGITIAEILGGIFSNSLALLSDAIHNLNDTTAILISYIARVLSKKKRDSKRTYGYKRVETLAAFVNTEILMVIAVYLLIEGINKLSNPSIIQGNIMLTVAFIGLAGNLATAYLLHSGSKTNLNVRATFVHILSDTFSSIFVIIGAFLIIYQKLYIIDAIFTLMISGYIFVESIPLMKDTINILLQGTPTDIEIEKIKTKLEKFDFVKDVHHIHIWTTDGKDKYMEAHIRLQESLDQNKYDLDDCIDELNKVLKEEFEINHTTLQFEKNRCLEEEKVT, from the coding sequence ATGGATCTAAATCATGAAGAAAAAGAAAGTAATCTGAATTTTAGACTTCTTCTTTCTGTTATACTGAATTTTGGAATAACTATAGCAGAGATATTGGGTGGAATTTTTTCTAATAGTTTAGCTTTATTATCCGATGCCATACATAATCTTAACGATACTACTGCAATCCTTATAAGTTATATTGCAAGGGTTTTATCAAAAAAGAAACGAGACTCAAAAAGGACATACGGTTATAAAAGGGTAGAAACACTTGCTGCTTTTGTAAATACAGAAATATTAATGGTTATCGCTGTTTATTTACTTATTGAAGGTATAAATAAATTATCAAATCCATCAATCATACAAGGTAACATAATGCTAACAGTTGCTTTTATTGGGTTAGCAGGAAATTTAGCAACCGCATATTTACTGCATTCTGGTTCAAAAACAAATCTAAATGTCAGAGCTACTTTTGTTCATATCCTTAGTGATACCTTTTCATCTATATTTGTAATTATTGGGGCATTTTTGATCATTTATCAAAAACTTTATATCATTGATGCTATTTTTACTCTAATGATAAGCGGGTATATATTTGTGGAAAGTATACCACTAATGAAGGATACTATAAATATACTCTTGCAAGGAACTCCAACTGATATCGAAATCGAAAAAATAAAAACAAAGTTGGAAAAATTTGATTTCGTAAAAGATGTTCACCATATCCACATTTGGACAACCGATGGAAAAGACAAATATATGGAAGCCCATATAAGACTTCAAGAAAGTTTGGACCAAAATAAGTATGATTTAGATGATTGTATAGATGAATTAAACAAAGTTTTAAAAGAAGAATTTGAAATCAATCATACCACTTTGCAGTTTGAAAAAAATAGATGTTTGGAAGAAGAAAAAGTTACATGA
- a CDS encoding methyltransferase domain-containing protein: MWIFFTILSLLILYLLFFWVIPFSLKGAIFDPSRKRDVEKMVNMAEIKGDEISVDLGSGDGRVVIAFAEKGAQAHGFEINPFLVLISRINIRRAGLKGKAFIHWKNFWKADLSKFDIITVFQVDFAMNELENKLKKELKPGSKVISNQWTFPNWKYSKYENGIYVYDSSELPTK, translated from the coding sequence ATGTGGATTTTTTTTACAATTTTATCATTATTAATATTATATTTACTTTTTTTCTGGGTAATTCCTTTTTCATTAAAAGGCGCGATATTCGATCCCAGTAGAAAACGAGATGTCGAAAAAATGGTTAATATGGCAGAAATAAAAGGAGACGAAATCTCGGTAGATTTAGGATCGGGTGATGGCCGTGTTGTTATAGCCTTTGCTGAAAAAGGTGCACAAGCTCATGGTTTTGAGATAAATCCTTTTTTAGTCTTGATTTCGAGGATAAATATTAGAAGAGCCGGATTAAAAGGAAAAGCATTTATTCATTGGAAAAACTTTTGGAAAGCAGATTTGTCTAAATTCGATATTATAACGGTTTTTCAAGTGGATTTTGCGATGAATGAATTAGAAAATAAGTTAAAAAAAGAACTCAAGCCTGGATCAAAAGTAATTTCAAATCAATGGACGTTCCCAAACTGGAAATATTCAAAATATGAAAACGGTATCTATGTTTATGATTCAAGCGAATTGCCAACAAAATAG
- a CDS encoding adenosine-specific kinase: MDLKLDVVQLDIPEDTNIIVGQSHFIKTVEDIYESIVTTNPSLKFGLAFNEASGPRLVRYDGNDEELIKVAIDNAQKIGAGHCFVLIIKNGFPINIKNQLLNVQEVLNIFAATANPLQIIVAESDQGRGILGVIDGYPPVGVEKEADREKRKIFLREVTKYKRW, encoded by the coding sequence ATGGACTTAAAACTCGATGTTGTACAGTTAGATATTCCCGAAGATACGAATATAATAGTAGGGCAATCGCATTTCATAAAAACTGTTGAAGATATCTATGAAAGTATAGTTACAACAAACCCCTCTTTAAAATTTGGATTAGCTTTCAATGAGGCCTCCGGTCCACGTCTTGTAAGATACGATGGTAACGATGAAGAGTTAATTAAAGTAGCTATCGATAACGCTCAAAAGATAGGAGCGGGTCATTGTTTTGTGCTAATTATCAAAAATGGTTTCCCTATAAACATAAAAAATCAACTATTGAATGTCCAAGAAGTACTTAATATTTTTGCTGCTACAGCAAATCCTTTACAAATAATTGTAGCTGAAAGTGATCAGGGAAGGGGTATATTAGGAGTAATAGACGGATATCCTCCAGTAGGTGTAGAAAAAGAAGCTGATAGAGAAAAAAGGAAAATCTTCTTGCGAGAAGTAACAAAGTACAAAAGGTGGTAA
- a CDS encoding YbhB/YbcL family Raf kinase inhibitor-like protein → MALKISSPVFKNNDYIPSTYTCEGRDVNPTLLIEGIPDEAKSLALIMDDPDAPKGTFVHWVAWNIELVDEIPERIPKEYSITHPLTLNQGKNSAHQTGYMGPCPPVGHGVHHYHFKLYALDTTLDLPQNTKKEDLLKAMEGHIIEETEIVGLYKRD, encoded by the coding sequence ATGGCTTTAAAAATTTCCTCACCAGTTTTTAAAAATAACGATTATATACCAAGCACCTATACCTGCGAGGGTAGGGATGTTAACCCCACATTGTTAATCGAGGGAATTCCCGATGAAGCAAAATCTTTGGCGTTGATAATGGATGACCCAGATGCTCCAAAGGGGACCTTTGTGCATTGGGTGGCATGGAACATTGAATTAGTTGACGAGATTCCTGAAAGGATCCCAAAAGAATACTCAATAACTCATCCTCTTACATTAAATCAAGGGAAAAACAGTGCTCATCAAACTGGATACATGGGTCCTTGTCCTCCTGTTGGACATGGGGTTCATCATTATCACTTTAAACTTTACGCATTAGATACAACATTGGATTTACCTCAAAACACCAAAAAAGAAGATTTATTGAAAGCTATGGAAGGTCATATAATCGAAGAAACAGAAATTGTAGGATTGTATAAAAGAGATTAA
- a CDS encoding DUF2179 domain-containing protein, translating into MEVSSFMESTFFSLVIFPIIIFAMRLCDVSLMTIRIIFISKGIKFWASVLGFFEIIIWLIAISQVMNNLDNPIYAIAYALGFATGNYLGTVLEEKIAIGTNLVRVITNKEAQPLVDYLNKEGFGVTSIDAKGSKGPVKIIYSVVRRKDLKKIIDIVNEFNPNAFYSIEEVRGVNKGIFPVQNVNFEFRNRFTRKGK; encoded by the coding sequence GTGGAAGTTTCTTCTTTTATGGAATCTACCTTTTTTTCTCTAGTAATTTTTCCCATTATAATTTTTGCTATGAGGCTTTGCGATGTAAGTCTGATGACGATAAGGATCATCTTTATCTCAAAAGGTATCAAGTTTTGGGCATCCGTATTAGGATTTTTTGAAATAATTATATGGCTTATAGCTATTTCTCAAGTTATGAATAATTTGGATAACCCTATTTATGCGATAGCTTATGCCTTGGGATTTGCTACTGGAAATTATCTAGGAACGGTTTTGGAAGAGAAAATAGCTATTGGAACAAACTTAGTAAGAGTGATAACCAACAAAGAAGCTCAACCTTTGGTTGATTATTTGAATAAAGAGGGTTTTGGAGTAACTAGTATAGATGCGAAAGGATCTAAAGGTCCTGTGAAAATTATATACAGCGTGGTTAGGAGGAAAGATTTAAAAAAGATTATAGACATAGTTAATGAATTCAATCCAAATGCTTTTTATTCAATCGAAGAGGTTCGTGGGGTGAACAAGGGGATTTTTCCAGTACAAAACGTTAATTTCGAATTTAGAAATAGATTCACTAGAAAAGGGAAGTAG